Within Paenibacillus sp. RUD330, the genomic segment TGCGATGCCTCTCTATTCCCGTCTCTGCGCCGGGATACCGCTTATTGGTTCATTCCGAATCCGAAACCTCGTGTCCGGTACGTCAATGTGCCGGAATATGCCGGAGCCAGCCGGATTTAAACGGCTCTGCAGGCGGATGTCCGCTTTGATTGAGAATCATTATCATTATAGAGGAACATTTTCCGTTCGTCTATGCTTTTTAGGCCTATAAGGTTTCACTGAATGAAACCGAGATTCTTCTAGTATAACCGTATTCCCGAATTCCGTAAAGAAACAGGCTCTTCTTCCCCTGGCCTCCGCCGCCGCAGGCTTTCTTTTACAAGCAGATTACAAGACCTTAACAATTCACCGACATCAATTGACAGCCCGGACCAAAGACACATAAAGTAGTAGTACATCGGATCTATACCGCTTACATTGCAAGGGAGGGGAAGACGATATGAGCAGCACCGCCCTGTCGACGCCGCTTAACCTCGAGGGAAACCGGTCATCCGTCGCTCCCCGCCGGGATACGCGCCGCAACGCGCTGATCGCTTCCGTATCCGCCCTGGCCGCGCTGGCCCTGCTCGCGGCTGCCGCATTCCACGGCTACATCGCCTGGATGGTCGCTTACCCTTATGTGGCTCCGGTCTATTCCAATCCCATGGAAGCCAAGCAGCTGAGCTACAGCGACATCACTTTTCCCAGCCAGAGCGGCCGTACGACGGTGAGCGGCTGGTACATCCCCGCCGGGTCCGGCCATTCCGTCAAGGAAGCGTCCGATCGGACCGTCATCCTCAGCCACGGCTACGGAGCGAACCGGGAGGAAACCTGGGTGCCCATGTATGATTTGGCGAGCCTGCTCAACAGGCTTCATTATAACGTGCTGATGTTCGATTACGGCTATGCCTCCAAGCAATACCGCGCCCCGGCGACGGGAGGCTGGGAGGAGTCGCAGCAGCTGCTCGGCGCCGTCGATTACGCCCGCAGCCACGGCTCCGGCGAGGTGGTCGTGTGGGGATTCAGCATGGGAGCCGGAACCGCGCTCCAAGCCGCGCTGCAAACGAAGGACATCGACGCCATGATCCTCGACAGCACGTTCGTGCCGAGTCCCGACACGCTGTTCGAGAACGTCCGGCAGATCATCGATCTTCCCCGCTTTCCTTCGCTGCCTCTGATCGAGGCTCTCCTGCCGCTCTGGACAGGGGTGGATTTCAACAAGATTCCCGCCGAGAAGGTCATGAGCACCGACTTCACTATTCCCATCTATATGATCCACGGTACGATGGATGTCAAAGCCTCCTACCAATCGGCCGAAACGATCGCGAGCCGGCAGACGAATCCGCTGTCGCGGGAATGGATCGTGAACGGCGGCTATCACGAGATGCTGTACCGCGAGCATCCCAAGGAATATATCCAGCGCGTCGCCTTGTTTCTCAGCCAGGTCAACCAGTCGCTCGAGAACGGGGGCGCGGCCGCCTGATCCCGTTCCCTCGCAACCTCATGTGTCATCCAAGCTTATGGCCGGACCCCGAGGGTCCGGCTTTTTTGGGCTTCAAAAGCTCGAACATAGCTGTCCCCAAGCCCGAATACATCTAGAAGAGGATGGAAACTACATGCTCGAGGGGGCGGTCACATATGCCGGAAGCGGATCGAAGCGCCAGGCAGCTTAAGCTGCTGGAGGGTATCAAGGAATGGAAGATGCAGGAACAAAGCCACGCGGAGCTTATCCGGCTCGTCTCTCCCGGCCTGGAGCCGGCTTACAGGGGACTGCTGCAGCAGTGGGAGCCTCTGTTCCGGCTGACCGGGCAGCAGGCCGAGGAGCTTCTGGGCGAAGAGGCCCGAATGAGCGGAGACGAGCAGAGAAGCGAGGAGGCCGAGCATTCTCTGGCCATGATCGACCGGCGTACCGCAGGCTTGTTGGAGGCATCCGCGCTCCAGACCAGAACCTTTACCGAGCAGCTGGCGCAAATGCTGCAAGCGAGCCTCGCATTGGCTCGGGATCAGGCCGGGCGCTCCGCCGTCGACCATGCGCTGCGGGAAGCCAGCTACCGCCTGGGGAAGGCCGAGGCCTATAGCCAGGCCCGCAGCCAAGCCGACGAAGCCGCCCGCTCCGTCAGCGGCGGCTCGGAGCAGGAGCAGCCGGCCTCGGCTTCCCGCGACGGCGAGCCAGGCAGGCTGTCCGCCAAAGGCTATCCGGCCGAGGAGCTGCAGCAGGTTCCCATCGGTGGCCATGCGCTCCCGCCGCTTCCGTATGCCTATGATGCCCTGGAGCCGTACATCGACGCGAAGACGATGGAAATCCATCACGACAAGCATCATCAGGCTTACGTCACGGATCTCAACAAGGCGGAGAAAGAGCTTCAGGCATCCAGGCAGAACGGAAATTTCGATCTGGTGAAGCACTGGGAGCGCGAGCTGGCTTTCAACGGCGCCGGCCATTATCTGCATACGCTGTTCTGGACCGTCATGTCTCCCCAAGGCGGCGGCCGGCCTGTAGGGGCGATCGGGGATGCCATCGACCATGATTTCGGCGGCTTCGACGCGTTCAAAAAACAGTTCAGCGAGGCGGCCGGCAAGGTCGAGGGCGGCGGCTGGGCGATCCTCGTCTGGAGCCCCCGCAGCCGCAGGCTTGAAATACTGCAGGCGGAGAAGCATCAGAACCTCTCCCAATGGGACGCCATCCCCCTGCTGCCGCTAGATGTCTGGGAGCATGCCTATTACTTGAAGCATCAGAACAAACGTCCCGATTACGTCAAGGACTGGTGGAATGTCGTCAACTGGCCCTATGTGAACCAGCGCTTCGAAAAGGCGGGGACGATCGCCTGGGAGCCATACTGATCAGCGAGCCATGCCCGCCTTTGAACGGATGAACGCACAAAAGAACCCGCTTGCCCAGGCAAGCGGGTTCTGCGTGCTGCTACTGCTTCAGCAGCGAGAGGAATTCGGAACGCAGCGCGCTGCTGGTCCGGAACTCCCCCCGCACGCCGGAGGTGATCGTCTTGCTGCCCGGCTTCTTGACGCCCCGGGAGCACATGCACAGATGCTCGCCCTCCACGACGACCATGACGCCCTGCGGCGACAGCGCATCCATGAGGATGTCGGCGATCTGGGCCGTGATCCGCTCCTGCACCTGCAGCTTGCGGGTGACGGCTTCGACGAGCCGGGCCAGCTTGCTGAGGCCGACGATGTGGCCGTTCGGCAGATAGCCGATGTGGATCTTGCCGAAGAACGGAGCCATATGATGCTCGCACTGGCTGTAGTACACGATATCCTTCACGATGACGAGCTCCTCGTGGTTCTCGTCGAACGTAACGCCGAGCACTTCCGCCGGATTGACCTCGTAGCCGGCGAAGATCTCCTCGTACATCCGCGTCACGCGGGCAGGCGTATCCTGCAGCCCTTCGCGCTCCACGTCCTCTCCGACGAGCCTCAGAATCTCGCGGAGATGATATTCGATCTGCTCCCGATTGCGGGAGACATGGGAATTGCTATAGTCCTTCAAGCCTGCCATAGGCGGGTTTCTTCCCTTCTGGCTTCAGCAGGGGCTTACTTGCGCTTGCCGCCGCGCTGGTTCGGAATGAACTTCTGGTTTTGGGGAGCGCCGGCGCCGCCCTGGTTCTTCATCATCTGCTGGGCGCGCTGCATCTGCTTGCCGTTCAGATTGTAGCCCATCTGCTTGGCCATCTTCTGCAGCATCTCCGGATCGGACTGCATCTTCTCCAGCTGCTTGCGGAGATAGAAGACGCCGATGAAAAATCCGCCGACCCCGCCGACGATAAGGGTAACGATGGGGATGACGTAGTTATACCATTCCATATTGGCTCACCTATCCTTCATGGGTGTTCATAGACTTGTCCATGATAGCATTATCGGGTATCGCGCGCAATCCGGCGACAGGCGCTGCGGACCGTTCAAGAATGCGGCGATGCCGGCTCCTGCCCGGCTTCCGCTGCTTCCGAGGCTGCCAAGGCTTCCGCCGCGGCCGCGGCCCGGCCGATGACATCCCGCGCCTCCGGATCGTCCTCGGCGCCGAGCGCGTCCCGCAGCGCCTGGAGCGCCGCCTCGCCGCCGATGCGGCCGAGCGACCAGGCCGCCGTGCCGCGCAGCACCGGGCGCGGATCGTCGCGCAGCACCTTAATCAGGGCGGGCACGGCGCCCTTCTCGCGGAAGTTGCCGAGCGCGATGACCGCATTGCGCTGGATCGGCTTTTTGCCCCGCCAGGAGGAGGAGTTGGAGCCGTAACGCTCCTTGTACTCGCGGCCCGAGATATTGAGCAGCGGCTCCAGCAGCGGCTTGACCTGCTCCGGGTCTGCCTCGAACTCCGGATGGCGCGTGACGTTGATGCCCTTGTTGACGGGACAGACGATCTGGCAGGTGTCGCAGCCGTACAGCCGGTTGCCGATCTTGCGCATGAGCTCGTCGGAAACCATCTCCTTGGTCTGGGTGACGAAGGACACGCAGCGCTGCGCGTTCAGCTGCCCGGGCCCGACTAACGCGCCCGTCGGGCAGGCGTCGATGCACTTGGTGCAGCTGCCGCAGCTGTCCTCGATCGGGGAATCCGGCTCCAGCGGCAGGTTGGTGATCATCTCCGCAAGGTAGATCCATGTGCCGTGCCTGCGGTTCATGATGAAGCTGTTCTTGCCGCTCCACCCTATCCCTGCGCGCTCTGCGACCGCCCGGTCCGACAGCTCGCCGGTATCGACCATGGACTCCGCCCGCAGCTCCGGCACCCGCTCCCGCAGCCAATCCTCCAGCCGCGCGAGCCGGCTCCGCAGCACCGTGTGATAATCCTCCCCCCAGGAAGAGCGCGACAGGATTCCCCTTCTCGCTCCCGGCTCCGACTTGGGCGGATTGCGCAGCTTGCTTGGATAGCCGACCGAGATCGCGATGATCGACAGCGGCTCGTCGAAGAGGAGGGAAGGATCGGTGCGCCGATCGATGTCCTTGGCCTCGAAGCCCGATTCATACCCGAGCTCCCGGTGCCGGATCAGACGTCCCTTGAGCTCGGCGAACGGCTCGGGCGAAGCGATGCCGATGTCGTCGATGCCGAGGCCGTAGGCGGCTTCCTTCATATCGGCCTTCAGACGGGCCCAGAAGGCCGCGTCCCTGATCGTCTCCTCCATCTTCCTCCCCTCCTTCATCCGTCCGATTCCGGCCCGCCGTTCAGACCTTGCCTGACGCCCTCATCGCCTTGATCGCTCCGACGGCAAGCTCGTCGCAGCGGTTGTTCCATTCGTTGTCGCTATGGCCCTTCACCTTGACGTAGGAAACGTCATGGATGCCCATCAGCTCCCACAGGCGCTGCCACAGCTCCTTGTTCTCGACCGGCTGTCCCTTGCTGTTCTTCCAGCCGTTGCGCAGCCAGCCCTTGATCCAGTTGTTCTGGAAGCAGTTCACCACATACGCCGAGTCGCTGTGCACGGTCGCCTTGCAAGGAACCTTGAGCAGCGACAGCGCTTCGATGACCGCCTGGATCTCCATGCGGTTGTTCGTCGTATGCGGCTCCGCGCCGGATATCTCCTTGCGCTTGTCCCCGTAGAACAAGACGGCTCCCCACCCGCCCGGACCGGGGTTGCCGGAGCAGGCTCCATCCGTATAGATCGATACTTCTTTCATATAAAGGGCCAACTCCTTCTGCTTGATCCTTTCGGCAAAACGCTCCGCCGCTACAGCTTGTCGATATGGCCGGCCGGCCAAAGGACGAACTCCGCCCTGCCCCGGACATCCTCCTCGTCGACGAGCCCGAAGGCGCGGCTGTCCCGGCTGGCCAGCGGCAGGCGGTTGTCTCCCATGACGAACAGCTTGCCCTTGCCGACGGTCAGAGGCGGAAAAACCCCCTCCGTGCGGTCTCCGCCGGCATAGTCTTCCTCCAGCTTCTCCCCGTTCAGGTACAAGCTGCCGTCCCTGATCTCGACCCGATCGCCGGGCAGGCCGACGACGCGCTTGACGAGATAATCGGAGCTCCCGTCCGGCGGCTGCGGATCCCGGATAATCATGACGTCGCCATGATGCGGAGAGGACATCGTCATCGCCATCTTGTTGACCAGCAGCCAATCGCCCTCCGACAAGGTCGGCTCCATCGACTGTCCTTCCACGATCGAAAGGTTGAAGACGAATCGCTGCAGCAAGGCGACCACGGCCAGCGCCAGGACGGCCGTACGGACCAGCCGAAACAGCTCCCTGGCATGCGAGGCTCCGCCTGAGCGCGCCGGATGCCCGTCAACGGCCATGCCGACGCCCTCCGGACCGCTTCCCGCCAGCGGCAGCGCATCCTTCTCCCCGCTCGGCGTCCCTCTCATTCCGCCTCGCCCTCCGCTCCGTTCGCGATGCTCGCCCGCCAGGCTTCGTAATAGGCCTTCACGACCTCGTCCTCGAAAGGAGGCTTGCCTCCGCGGATCCGATGGGTAACTTCCCTCAGCCCTTCGCTTACTTTGGCGTCGACGACAGGCGGATAGCGGTACTCCGCCTTATGCCTCTCGTATTCGTCCCGATCCACGACAGCCAGATCGCCGCCCGCAGTCCGGATCACATCAAGGTCGTAATCGATATACGTCAGCACATCTCCCGTCAAGTACGGCGGCGAGGCCAGATTGCAGTAATAACGGATGCCGAAATCCTCGATCATCGCGACGACGTTGAACCATTTGCCCGGAATAAAAAAAGAGACCGCCGGAACGCGGCTGACCCACATGGATCCGTCCGCTTCCTTGATCGGCGTCTGGTTGTTGAGGAGCACATGCATCCCCTCCGCGGCATGCTGCGGCAGAAGCAGCTCCTGCGGCACGAGCCAGTTCCGCTGCCATTGCCGGTGCAGATGGCCGTCATGCTTGAAGCTTTTGATGTAACAGCGCCGATAGTTGTTCACTTACGCACTCCCTGACATTCACATCTTACTAATAAGAAAAGCACATCCGGACGTCAAAAGCAATTGACGAAGGATATGCCTCGGGATGACGACCATATGGAAAGGAAGAATTGCGGGAAACAAAAGCTTGGTTCTTCGGTTCAGCCAGCTACGATGCTGAGCTTCTGGAACGAATGATAGAAATCGGAAGGCTCGAAGCCCAGGGAGCTGTAAAGCGGCAGTACGGGTTCGTTGTGCTCGTCCGCCGTAACCATGATCTTGGAAACCTTGCGCTGCTCGAACCGGCCGCGGAGGCTGGAAATGAGGCTCTTGGCGATCCCTTGGCCGCGGTGATCCGGATGAACGGCCACACGGTAGTAATAGCCTCGGTTGTTGTCGATCGTTCCGATGATGATGCCCGTCATCTTGTCGCCCGCCGAAGCGATGAGCACAAGATCGCTGTCCCATGAAAGCTGGCGCGTGAGCGCTTCGATTGTCAGCTCGTAACACTCTTCCGACAATACCGACTGCAGCAAGGACGTCACGGCATGGTAGTCTGCCAGCTGGAAAGAACGAAGATGCATGAATGCTTGTCTCCCTTACATTCAATGTCATTGTAAAAGCTAACTCTGATTATACGACAAAAGTTAACGAAATCCAGCCATTTTGCTCAAAAACCTTAATTAAATTTAACATTGCGCTTACATTCTGTTGTAAGCGCTGTCTTACAAGCGCTTACATCATGGTTCGGGAAAAGTTCATGCGGGTAATGGAATAAATATGCTTTTTCGTGAAAGGATAAGATGCGCTGCCGATCTGCAGCCGTCGGGCCCGGACAGGCTCCGGAGCCTCCGGCTTTTGTCCCCCGCAAGACCTCCGTCTCCTTGCCGGAAGCTTGGGCGGCCTGTCCTCGAAGCGATTCCCTCTTTATCGCATCGGATAGAGCGGAATAGCTGCCGACTTTTGAAACTAAAATGTTGATTTATTAGGCCGATTGAGGGATAATGAACTGGAATCGCTACATATTATCTGAGGAGGTAATTGATTATGGCACATGAACTTCCAGCACTTCCGTATGCCAACGACGCTCTGGAGCCGCACATCGATGCGAAGACGATGGAGATCCACCACGACCGTCACCACAACACGTATGTGACCAACCTGAACGCCGCTCTGGAATCCGCTCCCGAACTGGCAAGTAAGTCCCTTGAGGATCTTATCTCCGACCTGAACAGCATTCCTGAGTCCATCCGCACCGCTGTACGCAACAACGGCGGCGGCCATGCGAACCACAGCCTGTTCTGGACGACGATCGGCCCTAACGCCGGCGGCGCGCCTGCGGGCAAGCTGGCAGAAGCGATCGACAGCGAGCTGGGCGGCTTCGAGAAATTCAAGGAAGACTTCGCCAAAGCAGCAACGACGCGCTTCGGCAGCGGCTGGGCTTTCCTCGCAGCCGACAAAGAAGGCAAGCTGAAAGTATACAGCCTTCCAAACCAGGACAGCCCGATCTTCGAAGGCGAAACGCCTCTGCTCGGCCTGGACGTATGGGAGCATGCCTACTACCTGAACTACCAAAACAAACGCCCTGACTACATCAAAGCGTTCTGGAACGTCGTGAACTGGGATGAAGTCGGCAAGCGTTATGAAGCAGCCGTAAAATAATGTTTCCAATGGAAGACCGGGCCCTCGGGCCCGGTCTTTTTTTGTTTTCCGAAATGGGCTTTTTCCTCGCCCATCGCTTACGCTCGGAGACGGAAGGATGTTTGGATCCGGGTCCATAGAGCGTTCGGGACTTTTTTCCACGATTCGCGGAAAGAGGATAGGCATATGCCGCATAGGATAGTGTATTCAAGGCAATGTCCGAAAGGAGCTGCATGTCCGGAATGAATACTTATTATCCTTACCATGCCCCAGCCTATCCGGCCGCTTATCAGCCCGCCTATCAGCCTGTCCAAGCCGGAGGCGACTGCGGCTGCGGCGGAAGCCAGCGCAGCTTCCATTTCGTGCCGGCCGCTCAGCCTGCGCCCGGCATCTTCCCGCCTCTCTCCGGCTACGACCCGGGGATTTTCCCACCGATCCAACGGCCGGATCGCGGAATCTTCCCGCCGATGGGCGGCGGCTTCCCCGGCGGGCCGGGCTTCCCCGGCGGCGGCTTCCCCGGCGGGCCGGGCTTCCCCGGCGGACCCGGCTTCCCCGGCGGGCCGGGCTTCCCCGTACCTTTTGCAGGAGCCGGCGCCCCTGGCGCCAGTCCTGCTGGAACGGCCAACACGCCTGCGCCGGTGACCGTCCGCATTGAAGGCGGCGAATCCTTTCCCTACGTGACGGAGGATTACCAAATTCCATATTATGACGGCATGAGCATTGCCCAGGCTCTAGAATACACCGGTGTCGTCCGAATTTCTCCCGGAGGCGGCGTGCAGTCCGTCGGCGGCGTGCGCAACGACATCTCGGACGATATCCGCATCGGCGACAACGTCCAGTACACCCTTCGTCTGAACGGACGGCAGATACCGCATACCCTGCTTACATTCCCCGTTCACCGGAGAGATGTCATCGGCATCGATTTGATCCACATCGGAACCTGAACGGCCGGCTCCCTCAAGGCTCGCCTTCGATGGATGGAAGCGGCTTTCCGCAGCGGGCGGCAAGCATGCCATGGAGGGATAAACGCGAGTTCGTTCTACTCCTTCTTCTGCTTCCCGTTCCGCCGCCCGCCGAGAGTCGCCAAGCCGCATCCTAAAGAAAAAGGGCAGCCCCCAAGTCATGGACTTTGGGGGCCGCCCTTTATGGATTTAAGCCATGACCTGGCAAATCTGGTTCGTGAACTCCACCGGATCCTCGATCGGCAAGCCCTCGATCAGCAGCGCCTGATTGTAGAGCAGCGAAGTGAACAAGCCCAGCTTGCTCTTGTCGCTCTCATAGGCCTCCTTCAGCGCGCGGAAGACATCGTGGCCGACGTTCAGCTCCAGCACCTTCTGGGCTTTGACGTCGCCGCTGTTCGGCATCGCCTTCAGGATCTTCTCCATCTCGATCGTCACTTCGCCATCCGTGGCGAAGCAGACCGGATGCTTGCGCAGGCGCCTGGAAGCCCGAACGCCGCTGACCTTGTCGCCGAGCAGCGCCTTCATCTCCTCGAAGAGAGCCTTGTTCTCCTCATCGGCCTTCTCTTCCTCGGCGGTCTTCTCGTCCTCTTCGATGCCGAGATCGCCGCTGGAGACGGAGCGGAATTCCTTCTCCTTGTAGCCGGCAAGCATCTTCACGGCGAACTCGTCGATGTCGTCGGTGAAATACAGAATCTCGAAGCCCTTGTCGAGCACGAGCTCGGTCTGCGGGAGCTTCTCGATGCGCTCGGCCGATTCGCCGGAAGCGTAGTAGATATACTTCTGGTCCTCAGGCATGCGGGATACGTATTCAGCCAGTGTGACGAGCGCCTTGTCCTTGGAGGAGGTGAACAGCAGCAGGTCCTGCAGCGCGTCCTTATGCATGCCGTAGTCGCTGTAGACGCCGAATTTCAGCTGGCGGCCGAACGACTTGAAGAACTGCTCGTACTTCCCGCGCTCGTCCTTCAGCATGGTTTGCAGAGCGCCCTTGATCTTCGATTCGATGTTTTTGGCGATCAGCTTCAGCTGGCGGTCATGCTGCAGCATCTCGCGGGAGATGTTGAGCGAGAGGCTCTCGGAGTCCACCATGCCCTTGACGAAGCTGAAGTAGTCGGGAAGCAGGTCGGCGCATTTGTTCATGATCAGCACGCCGCTGGAATACAGCTCCAGCCCCTTCTCGAACTCCTTGGTGTAATAATCGAAAGGAATCGTCTCCGGAATGTACAGGATCGCCTGATAGACGACCGCGCCGTCGGCGCTCACATGCACATGCTTGAGCGGCTTGTCGAAGCCGTAATGCTTCTCGTGGTAGAACGCCTCGTAGTCCTCGGCCGTCAGCTCGCTCTTGTTCTTGCGCCAGATCGGAACCATGCTGTTGACCTGCTGCTCTTCCGTGTACGTCTCGAACTCATCCTCGCTGCCTTCCTTGAGACGGCTGGAGGAAACCTCCATCCGGATCGGATAGCGGATGAAATCGGAGTATTTCTTGATCAGCGCCTTGAGGCGGTAATCGTTCAAATACTCGTCGTAGTTGTCATCCTCGGTATTCGG encodes:
- a CDS encoding alpha/beta fold hydrolase, producing MSSTALSTPLNLEGNRSSVAPRRDTRRNALIASVSALAALALLAAAAFHGYIAWMVAYPYVAPVYSNPMEAKQLSYSDITFPSQSGRTTVSGWYIPAGSGHSVKEASDRTVILSHGYGANREETWVPMYDLASLLNRLHYNVLMFDYGYASKQYRAPATGGWEESQQLLGAVDYARSHGSGEVVVWGFSMGAGTALQAALQTKDIDAMILDSTFVPSPDTLFENVRQIIDLPRFPSLPLIEALLPLWTGVDFNKIPAEKVMSTDFTIPIYMIHGTMDVKASYQSAETIASRQTNPLSREWIVNGGYHEMLYREHPKEYIQRVALFLSQVNQSLENGGAAA
- a CDS encoding Fe-Mn family superoxide dismutase, whose product is MPEADRSARQLKLLEGIKEWKMQEQSHAELIRLVSPGLEPAYRGLLQQWEPLFRLTGQQAEELLGEEARMSGDEQRSEEAEHSLAMIDRRTAGLLEASALQTRTFTEQLAQMLQASLALARDQAGRSAVDHALREASYRLGKAEAYSQARSQADEAARSVSGGSEQEQPASASRDGEPGRLSAKGYPAEELQQVPIGGHALPPLPYAYDALEPYIDAKTMEIHHDKHHQAYVTDLNKAEKELQASRQNGNFDLVKHWERELAFNGAGHYLHTLFWTVMSPQGGGRPVGAIGDAIDHDFGGFDAFKKQFSEAAGKVEGGGWAILVWSPRSRRLEILQAEKHQNLSQWDAIPLLPLDVWEHAYYLKHQNKRPDYVKDWWNVVNWPYVNQRFEKAGTIAWEPY
- the folE gene encoding GTP cyclohydrolase I FolE produces the protein MAGLKDYSNSHVSRNREQIEYHLREILRLVGEDVEREGLQDTPARVTRMYEEIFAGYEVNPAEVLGVTFDENHEELVIVKDIVYYSQCEHHMAPFFGKIHIGYLPNGHIVGLSKLARLVEAVTRKLQVQERITAQIADILMDALSPQGVMVVVEGEHLCMCSRGVKKPGSKTITSGVRGEFRTSSALRSEFLSLLKQ
- a CDS encoding YneF family protein, with amino-acid sequence MEWYNYVIPIVTLIVGGVGGFFIGVFYLRKQLEKMQSDPEMLQKMAKQMGYNLNGKQMQRAQQMMKNQGGAGAPQNQKFIPNQRGGKRK
- the queG gene encoding tRNA epoxyqueuosine(34) reductase QueG; its protein translation is MEETIRDAAFWARLKADMKEAAYGLGIDDIGIASPEPFAELKGRLIRHRELGYESGFEAKDIDRRTDPSLLFDEPLSIIAISVGYPSKLRNPPKSEPGARRGILSRSSWGEDYHTVLRSRLARLEDWLRERVPELRAESMVDTGELSDRAVAERAGIGWSGKNSFIMNRRHGTWIYLAEMITNLPLEPDSPIEDSCGSCTKCIDACPTGALVGPGQLNAQRCVSFVTQTKEMVSDELMRKIGNRLYGCDTCQIVCPVNKGINVTRHPEFEADPEQVKPLLEPLLNISGREYKERYGSNSSSWRGKKPIQRNAVIALGNFREKGAVPALIKVLRDDPRPVLRGTAAWSLGRIGGEAALQALRDALGAEDDPEARDVIGRAAAAAEALAASEAAEAGQEPASPHS
- the rnhA gene encoding ribonuclease HI is translated as MKEVSIYTDGACSGNPGPGGWGAVLFYGDKRKEISGAEPHTTNNRMEIQAVIEALSLLKVPCKATVHSDSAYVVNCFQNNWIKGWLRNGWKNSKGQPVENKELWQRLWELMGIHDVSYVKVKGHSDNEWNNRCDELAVGAIKAMRASGKV
- the lepB gene encoding signal peptidase I, which gives rise to MRGTPSGEKDALPLAGSGPEGVGMAVDGHPARSGGASHARELFRLVRTAVLALAVVALLQRFVFNLSIVEGQSMEPTLSEGDWLLVNKMAMTMSSPHHGDVMIIRDPQPPDGSSDYLVKRVVGLPGDRVEIRDGSLYLNGEKLEEDYAGGDRTEGVFPPLTVGKGKLFVMGDNRLPLASRDSRAFGLVDEEDVRGRAEFVLWPAGHIDKL
- a CDS encoding DUF402 domain-containing protein; this translates as MNNYRRCYIKSFKHDGHLHRQWQRNWLVPQELLLPQHAAEGMHVLLNNQTPIKEADGSMWVSRVPAVSFFIPGKWFNVVAMIEDFGIRYYCNLASPPYLTGDVLTYIDYDLDVIRTAGGDLAVVDRDEYERHKAEYRYPPVVDAKVSEGLREVTHRIRGGKPPFEDEVVKAYYEAWRASIANGAEGEAE
- a CDS encoding GNAT family N-acetyltransferase — protein: MHLRSFQLADYHAVTSLLQSVLSEECYELTIEALTRQLSWDSDLVLIASAGDKMTGIIIGTIDNNRGYYYRVAVHPDHRGQGIAKSLISSLRGRFEQRKVSKIMVTADEHNEPVLPLYSSLGFEPSDFYHSFQKLSIVAG
- a CDS encoding superoxide dismutase encodes the protein MAHELPALPYANDALEPHIDAKTMEIHHDRHHNTYVTNLNAALESAPELASKSLEDLISDLNSIPESIRTAVRNNGGGHANHSLFWTTIGPNAGGAPAGKLAEAIDSELGGFEKFKEDFAKAATTRFGSGWAFLAADKEGKLKVYSLPNQDSPIFEGETPLLGLDVWEHAYYLNYQNKRPDYIKAFWNVVNWDEVGKRYEAAVK
- the htpG gene encoding molecular chaperone HtpG, which codes for MEKKQFQAESKRLLEMMINSIYTQKEIFLRELISNSSDAIDKIYYKALTDEKLTFNPDSYFIQIIPDQAARTLTIRDTGIGMNREELESHLGIIAKSGSLAFKQENEAKDGRDIIGQFGVGFYSAFMVADRVTVITKPLDGQEAWKWVSEGADGYTIESAHKDSVGTEIILEIKPNTEDDNYDEYLNDYRLKALIKKYSDFIRYPIRMEVSSSRLKEGSEDEFETYTEEQQVNSMVPIWRKNKSELTAEDYEAFYHEKHYGFDKPLKHVHVSADGAVVYQAILYIPETIPFDYYTKEFEKGLELYSSGVLIMNKCADLLPDYFSFVKGMVDSESLSLNISREMLQHDRQLKLIAKNIESKIKGALQTMLKDERGKYEQFFKSFGRQLKFGVYSDYGMHKDALQDLLLFTSSKDKALVTLAEYVSRMPEDQKYIYYASGESAERIEKLPQTELVLDKGFEILYFTDDIDEFAVKMLAGYKEKEFRSVSSGDLGIEEDEKTAEEEKADEENKALFEEMKALLGDKVSGVRASRRLRKHPVCFATDGEVTIEMEKILKAMPNSGDVKAQKVLELNVGHDVFRALKEAYESDKSKLGLFTSLLYNQALLIEGLPIEDPVEFTNQICQVMA